Proteins from a single region of Acidianus ambivalens:
- a CDS encoding TorD/DmsD family molecular chaperone — MKWEEFKLFSYLFMGVRYNNKAKDLLDNVKDRKYYEVVKRIIEMIDSGNKDQLATEFTRCFINDYKHLKCPPYESWYRERTIYGKVVAELYDIYAKYGIQPMKELPDHISTEMEFLAYIFYLGKEDDGKKFLVEHIFKWVPLFINDIEKYHYGEYTKLLGNSLKLFLEELSNDLKESK, encoded by the coding sequence ATAACAATAAAGCTAAGGATTTACTTGATAATGTAAAGGATAGAAAGTATTATGAAGTGGTAAAGAGAATAATAGAAATGATAGACTCTGGAAATAAGGACCAGCTTGCTACAGAATTCACTAGATGTTTTATCAACGATTATAAACACTTAAAATGCCCTCCATATGAATCTTGGTATAGAGAAAGAACAATATACGGTAAAGTCGTAGCCGAACTGTACGATATTTATGCAAAATACGGTATTCAGCCTATGAAAGAATTACCTGATCACATATCCACTGAAATGGAATTCCTAGCTTACATATTCTATCTAGGTAAGGAAGACGACGGTAAAAAATTCCTAGTAGAGCATATATTTAAGTGGGTTCCACTCTTTATTAATGATATAGAAAAATATCATTACGGCGAGTATACGAAGCTTTTAGGAAATTCATTAAAATTGTTTCTTGAAGAACTCTCAAACGATTTAAAGGAAAGTAAATAA